AGCAACAAACGGTTATCTTAATTTATCGAATAAATACCCGCAATTAACTTACAAAAATCCTTCAATAAAAAACTCTTTGGTAAGTTTATTTCAATCCTATAACGGAACTTCAGGATATATAAGCCCAATTACTGGCGAAGCGCAAATAAATGATATGATTCCTAAAACAGGCTATCCAGCAACAACTTGTCGTGAAATGGCACATCAAATTGGTTGGGCTGCCGAAAATGACGCAAATTTTGTAGGATTTTTAGCATCCGTAGCAAATAACGATTTATATTTTCAATATTCTGGATACAGAATGGCGTACATATATTGTATTAATCAAGTTTATAAACGAGATAAAAAAATAGCTAAATCAATAAAAAACAGCGTAAATAAAGGAATTTATAAAGATTTTAGCAATAGTCGTTTACATTGGAAGCAATTTAAAAATCCTATTGAACCGTATTTTAAAAAAGGATACAACTCTTATTTAAAGGCAAACAATCAATCAAAAGGAATAAAATCTTACAGTTATGTAGTAGATTTGTTAATTGCTTACTTTGATCAAAACAAATAAAATTAACAGCTTATCTATGAAATATTTTTTATCAATTTTAGTGCTATTTTTAATGATTTCGTGCAATTCATCATCAGAATTAGCTAATGATTTTTCTTGTGAAAATTCTAATTCTTATATCGATTTACAGAAAAACAAAGATGTTAGAAACCTGTTTAGCGTTAAATTTCCAAAAAAATGGAAAGTCAATTTATATTATGATGATGCAAAAACATCTATTTACGCCGCCGATACTACCGTAAGCGTTACAAAAACAATCCTTATTGATGTTACTTTAGTACATAATACTATTTTTATTGATAAAACATTTGCTCAAAAAATTACAGATGATAATAAAAAAATGGGCTTAACAGAACTTAAAACCAAAAATATACAGCTATTTAAAAAACCTTCTTATTACAGTTATGCCGAAGGAAAAAAAGGCAGGTATCCATATCATATTTTAAATACCTTTACAAAAATAAATTCTGATAACTTTTTACACGTTAAAACAGAAATTTATGGCGATTCTTTAGTTGAGCAACGAATTTGTAACGCCATTGAATTAATAGAAAAAATACAACTGAATTAGTTTTTTCAAAAATCCTTAAAACAACAACAAAAATGAACAAACAACACATTATCAACCGATTTATAAAATATGTAACTATTGATACCGAAAGTGATCCTAATAATCCTGCTTTTCCTAGTTCAGAAAATCAATGGGATTTAGCTAAAGTTCTTGAAAAAGAATTGAAAGAAATAGGAATGGAAGACGTTGAATTAGACGAAAACTGTTACATAATGGCTACTTTACCAAGTAATATTGATTACGAAGTGCCAACAATCGGTTTTGTTGCTCATATTGATACAAGTCCTGATTTTACAGGTAAAAATGTAAAACCTCAAATTCATGAGAATTACGACGGAAAAGATATTCTTTTAAATAAAGAAGAGAATATTGTATTATCTCCAGATTATTTTGAAAACTTACTTATATATAAAGGAGATACAATTATTACTACTGATGGAACAACACTTTTAGGTGCTGATGATAAAGCTGGTGTTACAGAAATAGTTTCAGCAATGGAATATTTAATTCAAAATCCTCAAATTAAACATGGTAAAATAAGAATTTGCTTTACTCCTGATGAAGAAGTTGGTAAAGGAGCTCATATGTTTGATGTTGAAAAATTTGGCGCAAAATGGGCATATACCATGGATGGAAGTCAAATTGGAGAACTTGAATATGAAAGCTTTAATGCTGCAAGTGCTATAATTACTGTAAACGGTCGTATGGTACACCCTGGTTACGCTAAAGGTAAAATGGTAAACAGTATGTATATTGCTCAAGATATTATTAACTCTTTTCCAAAATTAGAAACTCCTGAAACTACTAGCGGTAGAGAAGGTTTTTATCACCTTAATAGTGTTACTGGTGAAGTTGAAAAAACAGTGTTACAATATATTATTCGTGATTTTGAAAAAGAAGAATTTCAAACTAGAAAACAATATGTTGCTGATTTAATTAAAGAATTAAATGAAAAACATGGCGGTGGTGATAGAATTACTGTTGAAATAAAAGATCAATATTATAATATGGGTGAAAAAATTAAGCCTATTATGCACATTGTTGATATTGCTGAAGAAGTAATGAATGACATCGGTATAACACCTATAATTAAAGCTATTAGAGGTGGTACTGATGGTTCTCAATTATCTTACAAAGGATTACCATGTCCTAATATTTTTGCTGGTGGACATAATTTTCATGGACGTTATGAATTTGTATCTGCTGAAACAATTATAAAAGCAACAGAAGTTATTGTTGGTATTGCTGAAAAAGTAACTGTAAACTTTAAATAATATTACACATTTATAATTTTAAAAACGCTAGTTAATAACTAGCGTTTTTTTTGATTATTATCATAATCAAACTAAAAAAAACAATAAATTATTAGTAACTTATATTTAAAGGAGAAAATCACTAAAAAAATACTTTAAAAATTAAGAATATCACAAATCAACTTTTTTCACAAAAAAACTTGATTTGTCTATTTCTTATAAATAATTTGTAAAAGTCACTTGCTTTGCTACATTTGTGGCTTATAAACTATATTAAAATGAATAGAGAAGAGTTATTAAATTTAGCGAACAAATACGGTGCACCACTTTATGTATATGATACTGAAAAAATAATAGAACAGTATAAAAGTATTACAGGTGCCTTTTCTAAAGTTAAAAGCTTAAAGATTAACTATGCAGTTAAATCTTTATCTAACATCAATATTTTAAAGGTTTTTAAAACATTAAATAGTGGTTTAGATACTGTTTCTATTCAAGAAGTAAGACTTGGTTTACTTGCAGGATTTGCACCTAAAGATATCATTTATACTCCAAACGGTGTTTCTTTACAAGAAATTGAAGAAGTTTCAAAATTAGGAATTCAAATTAATATTGATAACTTATCTATATTAGAATTATTTGGTCAAAAACACCCTAAAACACCTGTTTGTATTCGTATAAATCCGCATATTATGGCGGGTGGAAATAGTAATATTTCTGTTGGACATATCGATTCTAAATTTGGAATTTCAATTCATCAAGTACCACATATAAAAAGAGTTGTTGAAAATACAGGAATGCGTATTAACGGTATTCACGTGCATACTGGTTCTGATATTTTAGATATTGACACTTTTATTAGAGCTTCAGATATTTTATTTGATGTTGCAAGACAATTTGAAGATATTGATTTTATTGATTTTGGAAGCGGATTTAAAGTCCCTTACAAATCGGATGATATTTCTACTGATATTGTTGAATTAGGTGAGAAATTATCTGATAGATTTAATACTTTCTGTAAAAACTATGGTAAAAATGTAACTTTAATGTTTGAACCTGGTAAATTTTTAGTGAGTGAATCAGGAAAGTTTTTAGCGAAAGTTAATGTAATCAAACAAACAACATCAACTGTTTTTGCTGGTATTGATAGTGGAATGAATCATTTAATTCGTCCAATGCTTTACAATTCGTACCATACGATTGAAAACTTATCGAACCCTAAAGGAAGAGAACGTTTTTATAGTATTGTTGGATATATTTGTGAAACCGATACTTTTGGTTCTAACAGACGTATTAATGAAATATCTGAAGAAGATGTTTTATGTTTCAGTAATGCTGGCGCTTATTGTTACTCAATGGCATCGAACTACAATTCGAGATATAAGCCTGCAGAAGTAATGATTTACAAAGGAAAAGACTACTTAATTAGAAAAAGAGAAACAATGGATGATATTCTTAGAAATCAAGAGAATATTAAAATTGTTTAATTCCTTAATAAGAATTAAAAACACTTAAAACCTGAGCAATATTGTTCAGGTTTTTTTATTTTTTGCGTTAAAAAAATATAACAAATGTAATATATTAACATATATTTAACATATGTTTAACATCTAATTATTAATTTAAAATAATGAAAAAAGTATTACAATACTTAGTTTGATATTCATTTTTGGATGTCAGAAAGAAGAAAATAATGACATTTTAACAGCGCCACAAGCAAATGAATTACCTTCTTTATATTGTAAATCTGACGATATGATGAAGGAATATTACTTAAATAGCCCTAAAGCTAAAGCTGAAAATAGTTCTTTTGAAAAAACTAGAACAAGTTTAAGTGCTAAAACCTCTAATATTCAAGCAACAATACCTGTAGTATTTCATGTATATGGTACTAATTTTAATGGTAAATCAGTAACTCAACAAACTATAAATACAGCATTAGAAAAAGTTAATGATGATTTTCATGGACTTAATCCTGATTATAATACTACAGATCCTTTTTTTGATCCTATAAAAGCAACTTCAGGAATTACATTTAAACTAGCAACTATATCTCCAACAGGAACACCTACTAGTGGTATTGTTTTTCATAATGAAAATAATGGATATGGTAACAGAAGTACTGACCAACAAGTACAAGCAGATGCTTGGGATAATTATAAATATTGTAACGTATACATACAATTAGATTTATATGACAATAATGCAACAAATAATTCAGGTGTTGCATGGTATCCTGATACTGAGATGTCTAATAATAATACTGCTCGTATTGTTTATAATGGGCAATATTTACACGGAAATACCTCTGATGAATTTGCATCTATATTAACTCATGAATTTGGACATTGGATGAACCTTATACATACTTTTGATGGTGGTTGTAGTAGAAAAAATAGAGATAAATGTGACACAACAGGTGATAAAGTATGTGATACACCTCAAACTACCAATAGTAGAAGAATTGATTGTAGCTATACACGTACTAACTGTGTTAAAGAAAAAATTAACTTAGAAAACTACATGGATTACGCAGGAGCTTCAGGATGTTATAAAATGTTTACTCAAGGACAGGTTAACAGAATGAATGATGCATTACAACACCCTGCACGTTTCCCTCTTTGGCAATCAAATAATTTAACGAGTACAGGTACTTTATAAAATAAAAATTTTACCTAGTTATTATTAAACCTGTGAGTTTATACTCTCAGGTTTTTTTGTGCCTTGTATTTAACTAAAAGTTAAAGCTCTAAAATAAAATTGTATTATAGTAATAATGATCAGAATCTGAAATAAATTCAGTTTAACGCGGATTCGACGCTATACTATTTTAACCTTTCCTCCTCTTTTACTATAAAATATGCACAAACTATAAAAATAAACTAAAAACCCTAGCCCCGATTGAAGCAATTGTTTAAGCTCTTTTTTTGATTTTTCTTCAAAAAAAAGCGAGTGCGGAAAGCGGGAAATTGCTTCAAAAAATAAAAACCTCAACTAAAAAAAATCCTACTCAAATAAATGAGTAGGATTTTTATATAGTTTTAATTTAAAATTCTTACTTTTCAGCAACAACCTCAAATACGATATCAGCAACAACAGCTCTGTGTAAACGTACAGCAGCGTTATATTTACCTAATCTTTTTACACTACCTCCAGTAACTTTGATAAATTTCTTATCAATAACAGTACCAGCTTTAGCTAAAGCTTCAGCAACATTAATGTTGTTTACTGAACCAAATAACTTATCACCAGAACCTACTTTAGAAGTAATTTTGATTTCGTATCCTTTAACAGTTTCAGCTACAGCAGTAGCTTCTTCTACTAATTTAGCTTCTTTAAAAGCACGTTGCTTTAAGTTTTCAGCTAATACTTTTTTAGCTGAAGAAGTAGCTAATATTGCATATCCTTTAGGAATTAGGCTATTACGACCATAACCATTCTTAACAGTTACAACATCGTCTTTAAAACCTAAATTTTCTACGTCTTGTTTTAGTATCAATTCCATTGTTTCTACTTCTTTATTATTTTAATAAATCACCAACGTATGGCATTAAAGCTAAGTGACGAGATCTTTTGATAGCTTGAGCCACTTTACGTTGATACTTTAATGATGTTCCTGTTAAACGTCTTGGTAAAATTTTACCTTGTTCGTTTACTAAATACATTAAGAAGTCAGCATCTTTATAATCGATGTATTTAAAACCGTTCTTTTTAAAACGACAGTATTTTGCTTCTTTTTTTGTTTCAATATCAAGAGGAGTTAAGTAACGTACCTCACCTTGCTTACTTCCTTTTGCTTGTTGATCTATAGTTGTTGACGCCATTTCTTACTTTTTTGCAGATTTAACACGTTCTCTTCTCTTTTCAGCCCACGCTTCAGCATGCTTGTCTAACCTTACAGTTAAATAACGCATAACACTATCATCTCTTCTGAATTCTAATTCAAAAGGAGCGATTGCATCTCCAGCTACTTTGTAGTCTAATAAGTGGTAAAATCCACTTTTTTTCTTTTCAATTGGGTAAGCTAATTTTTTTAAGCCCCAATCTTCTTTAGAAATCATTTCTGCACCTTTAGAAAGTAAATAGTCCTCAAACTTTTTTACTGTCTCCTTTATCTGAGTTTCAGATAAAACGGGATTCAAAATGAAAACAGTTTCGTAATGATTCATAATTGAATTGTTTAAATTTTTATAAGTCTGCAAATGTAGTGTTTTTTAATCCCCTTAACAAACTCTTACTCATAAAAATAAAAGCTATTTTTATGTAAATTTAGCGTTACCTTTTTATTATTCTTATTTACTAGCTGTAAAACAAGCTTTTTTTCAATTTTAAATTGATGTGAAACATTTGTTATGAAAATTTGCTCAGTAAAATTCTTTAGACTATTTTTATTATGAAACAGCAAAATAAAGATATAAGTATATGAGTTATAATGCAACGATAGAAGAAGAAAATAAAGAAATAGCCCACAGATATAAAAATTTATTAAAAGGAACCTATCAAACATTATCCGAAGAAGATAAAAAACTGATTCGTAAAGCTTTTGACATTGCTGTTGAAGCACATTCCAAGCAACGCCGAAAAACA
The Tenacibaculum pacificus DNA segment above includes these coding regions:
- the pepT gene encoding peptidase T, coding for MNKQHIINRFIKYVTIDTESDPNNPAFPSSENQWDLAKVLEKELKEIGMEDVELDENCYIMATLPSNIDYEVPTIGFVAHIDTSPDFTGKNVKPQIHENYDGKDILLNKEENIVLSPDYFENLLIYKGDTIITTDGTTLLGADDKAGVTEIVSAMEYLIQNPQIKHGKIRICFTPDEEVGKGAHMFDVEKFGAKWAYTMDGSQIGELEYESFNAASAIITVNGRMVHPGYAKGKMVNSMYIAQDIINSFPKLETPETTSGREGFYHLNSVTGEVEKTVLQYIIRDFEKEEFQTRKQYVADLIKELNEKHGGGDRITVEIKDQYYNMGEKIKPIMHIVDIAEEVMNDIGITPIIKAIRGGTDGSQLSYKGLPCPNIFAGGHNFHGRYEFVSAETIIKATEVIVGIAEKVTVNFK
- a CDS encoding M43 family zinc metalloprotease encodes the protein MIFIFGCQKEENNDILTAPQANELPSLYCKSDDMMKEYYLNSPKAKAENSSFEKTRTSLSAKTSNIQATIPVVFHVYGTNFNGKSVTQQTINTALEKVNDDFHGLNPDYNTTDPFFDPIKATSGITFKLATISPTGTPTSGIVFHNENNGYGNRSTDQQVQADAWDNYKYCNVYIQLDLYDNNATNNSGVAWYPDTEMSNNNTARIVYNGQYLHGNTSDEFASILTHEFGHWMNLIHTFDGGCSRKNRDKCDTTGDKVCDTPQTTNSRRIDCSYTRTNCVKEKINLENYMDYAGASGCYKMFTQGQVNRMNDALQHPARFPLWQSNNLTSTGTL
- a CDS encoding DUF3810 domain-containing protein, producing the protein MPFSFSDVLGFVLLFLLIKGCYSLIKNKFKNSISKILQFTSVLSLIYFCFYAFWGLNYFREPLAKNLNLQQATYTTEQLVETTEKIVFELNKIHLQITNNDTIKIQVPYTQKEIYGLATNGYLNLSNKYPQLTYKNPSIKNSLVSLFQSYNGTSGYISPITGEAQINDMIPKTGYPATTCREMAHQIGWAAENDANFVGFLASVANNDLYFQYSGYRMAYIYCINQVYKRDKKIAKSIKNSVNKGIYKDFSNSRLHWKQFKNPIEPYFKKGYNSYLKANNQSKGIKSYSYVVDLLIAYFDQNK
- the rpsF gene encoding 30S ribosomal protein S6, whose amino-acid sequence is MNHYETVFILNPVLSETQIKETVKKFEDYLLSKGAEMISKEDWGLKKLAYPIEKKKSGFYHLLDYKVAGDAIAPFELEFRRDDSVMRYLTVRLDKHAEAWAEKRRERVKSAKK
- the rpsR gene encoding 30S ribosomal protein S18, whose translation is MASTTIDQQAKGSKQGEVRYLTPLDIETKKEAKYCRFKKNGFKYIDYKDADFLMYLVNEQGKILPRRLTGTSLKYQRKVAQAIKRSRHLALMPYVGDLLK
- the rplI gene encoding 50S ribosomal protein L9, with translation MELILKQDVENLGFKDDVVTVKNGYGRNSLIPKGYAILATSSAKKVLAENLKQRAFKEAKLVEEATAVAETVKGYEIKITSKVGSGDKLFGSVNNINVAEALAKAGTVIDKKFIKVTGGSVKRLGKYNAAVRLHRAVVADIVFEVVAEK
- the lysA gene encoding diaminopimelate decarboxylase, with the protein product MNREELLNLANKYGAPLYVYDTEKIIEQYKSITGAFSKVKSLKINYAVKSLSNINILKVFKTLNSGLDTVSIQEVRLGLLAGFAPKDIIYTPNGVSLQEIEEVSKLGIQINIDNLSILELFGQKHPKTPVCIRINPHIMAGGNSNISVGHIDSKFGISIHQVPHIKRVVENTGMRINGIHVHTGSDILDIDTFIRASDILFDVARQFEDIDFIDFGSGFKVPYKSDDISTDIVELGEKLSDRFNTFCKNYGKNVTLMFEPGKFLVSESGKFLAKVNVIKQTTSTVFAGIDSGMNHLIRPMLYNSYHTIENLSNPKGRERFYSIVGYICETDTFGSNRRINEISEEDVLCFSNAGAYCYSMASNYNSRYKPAEVMIYKGKDYLIRKRETMDDILRNQENIKIV